TCATGGCAGCAATCGATACAGCACCGTTAGAAAACAGCCTGGGATTTTTAGCTTTAGGAGCTTATATTCTCACCTTAATGCCTACGAATCTCAGAATCATTTTTCCTCAAATTAAACAAGCAAACCTTCCTAAATGGCTGTTAAAATATCGACGACTTATCGGTATTCTGGCTTTCTGCTTGGCTTTACTTCACGCTTCCCTTTTAGTAAAAAAGAGAGACCTTGATTTTTTAGATCCCAATACCTATTGGATTTATATCCAAGGTGTATCTACCTTCATAATTTTTACTCTATTGGCAATTACTTCTAATGACTGGAGTGTCAAAAGACTGAAAAAAAATTGGAAGCGATTACATACCCTGACTTACTTAGCTATGTTTCTGCTCACTTGGCACGTTTGGGACAAAATGTTAGAGCATTGGAGCTATTTAACCCCGATTGGGCTAGTAGGGATTGTCACGACAACCCTTTTATTTCTGATGCGACACTGGATTGAACATCGGAATAAACAACAAAAAGCGCAAGGAAAAGCGTTCTCATCTCAAATTCCAGAAAAAATTACTCTATAGTACCGCTAGTCTCCGACACCGTTACGCAGTGGGTGCAAGTCAGATTATTCTCCTACTCGCACAAGGAATGTCCTGTTATGAGATCGAAACAAATTACCTGGAAATCTTCAGCAGCATTGGCAATCGGTACCCTAACGGTCTTGGTTGGTAGTAGCAGTTGTGTTAGCCTATTGTCTTCCTTCCGAAACGCTAGTGTTGCTACTAGCTCTGTTGCAACCACTCAACCCTTACGTTCTCTCCAAGGAAATTCAACTTGGGTTTACGCTCTTGCAATTAGCCCTGATGGACGCTTCCTCGCCAGTGGCAGTTACGATAAAAAAATTAAAATTTGGGATCTGCCTAGTAACACCTTACTCCATACTTTAGAAGGACACGGCGATGCAGTGGTAAGCCTTGCCATCAGTCCAGATAGCAAGCTGCTCGCTAGTGGCAGTTGGGATAACCGGATTAAACTCTGGAATTTAGAGACGGGGCAACTGCTTCGTACCTTAGATGGACATACAGATGATGTAGAAGCTGTTGCCATCAGCCCCAACGGAAAGTGGTTAGCCAGTGGTAGTGCTGACACAACCATCCGCATCTGGAACGTGCAGACTGGCGTACAAGTTCATCAGTTATCGGATGGATTGTGGGTAAGAACTGTTGCTTTTAGTCCAGATGGGCAGACCTTAGCTAGTGGCAATGAGGGTGGTACAGTCAAAATTTGGCGGCTCATGGATGATGCTGTTCTAAAAACCCTGAATGCTCATTCACAAGCGGTGCGCTCAGTGACTTTTAGCCCTGATGGACGGACTTTAGCGAGTGGCAGTGCTGATAAAATAGTCAAACTTTGGCAAATGCCCACTGGTAAATTGTTGCACTCCCTAATTGGACATTTAGGAGTTGTGTGGTCAGTGGCTTTCAGTCCCGATGGCAAGAGATTAGCTAGTGGTAGCAATGATAGCACTATCAAGTTATGGGGGTTGCCTGAAGGCAAACTCTTGGAGAATTTGATCGGGCATGAGCGAGGCGTGCGGTCAGTAGTTTTCAGACCGCATGGAAACATCATAGCCAGCAGCAGTACTGACAAAACCATCAAACTCTGGTCTCTTCCTAAACACTGACAAGAAGCTTTCAGAAACAATATCGACCGCTCTAGCGAATCCAAACCCGCGAATAAGAACCTAGTAACAGCTTAATTGTTTGCTACTCCGATTTTTCCATCCATCGTAACGATATCTGAGGAGATCGACATGACAACAACGAGCAATTCCGATTTTACTGCTTGCGAGGCACTACGCCTGCTCGGCCCCGATCCCGAAAACTGGGTGCCCGATCGCCCTGGCATCGATCACAATGTCATTATAATAGGTGGCAGTGGCAGTGGTAGCACCTTTGCATTTGCGCTACGGCGTGCTGGGATCGGTCGCGTGACGGCGATCGATGCAGCCGATGACGAGGCTCATGCAGGCGTGTGGCTGACGCGAGCGCGGATGGAAAAGCTCCGCACGCCGAAAAATGTGCCTGGCCCAGAACTAGGCATCCCAGAATTATCCTTTCAAGCCTGGTACGAAGCGCGGCACGGTGCGGAAGCTTACGCGGCGATCGATCGCATTGGGCGAGTGACATGGGCTGAGTACCTCAGTTGGTATCGGCACTTCCTCGGTATCCAGGTTCGTTACCGGACGAAGTTGGTGCGGATTGAGCCAGCCACAGGTTTCTTCCGCCTCCACCTTGAGGTAAATGATGTCCCGCAGGTAGAGACTACGCGCAAAATTATCTTCGCCAATGGCGTGGCTGGCACTGGTGGCCCATACATACCTCCAGTACTGGCTGACTTACCACGCACCCTGTACGCACATACCGCCGATGCCATCGATTTTGAAGCACTGCGCGGTAAGACTGTGGCGGTGCTGGGTGGGGCGGCTTCAGCTTTCGACGCAGCAGGAGTGGCACTGGAATCGGGAGCCAAAGCAGTACATCTGTTTGTACGGCGGTCGGCGATCCCGTCTCTACCAATAATTCGAGAACGGGACTACCCTGGTGCTTACTGCAACTATCCCCAACTACCCGATGCAGCCCGCTGGTTCCAAGCTTGGCGCTTTCGTCAAGCAGGCTCCACGCCATCACGGAAC
Above is a genomic segment from Tolypothrix sp. NIES-4075 containing:
- a CDS encoding ferric reductase-like transmembrane domain-containing protein, with product MAAIDTAPLENSLGFLALGAYILTLMPTNLRIIFPQIKQANLPKWLLKYRRLIGILAFCLALLHASLLVKKRDLDFLDPNTYWIYIQGVSTFIIFTLLAITSNDWSVKRLKKNWKRLHTLTYLAMFLLTWHVWDKMLEHWSYLTPIGLVGIVTTTLLFLMRHWIEHRNKQQKAQGKAFSSQIPEKITL
- a CDS encoding WD40 repeat domain-containing protein; translation: MRSKQITWKSSAALAIGTLTVLVGSSSCVSLLSSFRNASVATSSVATTQPLRSLQGNSTWVYALAISPDGRFLASGSYDKKIKIWDLPSNTLLHTLEGHGDAVVSLAISPDSKLLASGSWDNRIKLWNLETGQLLRTLDGHTDDVEAVAISPNGKWLASGSADTTIRIWNVQTGVQVHQLSDGLWVRTVAFSPDGQTLASGNEGGTVKIWRLMDDAVLKTLNAHSQAVRSVTFSPDGRTLASGSADKIVKLWQMPTGKLLHSLIGHLGVVWSVAFSPDGKRLASGSNDSTIKLWGLPEGKLLENLIGHERGVRSVVFRPHGNIIASSSTDKTIKLWSLPKH
- a CDS encoding NAD(P)-binding domain-containing protein produces the protein MTTTSNSDFTACEALRLLGPDPENWVPDRPGIDHNVIIIGGSGSGSTFAFALRRAGIGRVTAIDAADDEAHAGVWLTRARMEKLRTPKNVPGPELGIPELSFQAWYEARHGAEAYAAIDRIGRVTWAEYLSWYRHFLGIQVRYRTKLVRIEPATGFFRLHLEVNDVPQVETTRKIIFANGVAGTGGPYIPPVLADLPRTLYAHTADAIDFEALRGKTVAVLGGAASAFDAAGVALESGAKAVHLFVRRSAIPSLPIIRERDYPGAYCNYPQLPDAARWFQAWRFRQAGSTPSRNAIERAIAFPNFHIHLSASWKSAREMGNRIVTQVNDEVFEFDFAIAGTGYFVDPTKRPELADFSQHIALWRDRYEPPEDLRDDYLGMHPYFGNAREYLEKVPGTAPYLKNIHVFNPAGFVSFGLPVGDIFSIRRDIPAIVSCISHDLFFEDWAHHEARITGDIAPDFENSLYAAAVWKEPIEAATR